A portion of the Bubalus kerabau isolate K-KA32 ecotype Philippines breed swamp buffalo chromosome 1, PCC_UOA_SB_1v2, whole genome shotgun sequence genome contains these proteins:
- the LOC129624482 gene encoding olfactory receptor-like protein OLF4, with protein sequence MAPKNITEVSEFLLLGFSEEQELQPLIFGLFLSMYLITVFGNLLIVLAVSDPHLHTPMYFFLSNLSFVDICFTSTTIPKMLWNIQTQSKVITYEGCITQMFFFTLFAGLDDFLLTVMAYDHFVAICHPLHYTAIMNPQICGILVLVSWAISVLHSLLQTLMVLRLSFCGELEIPHYFCELNQMVQLACSDNFLNDLVMYFAAGLLSGGPLSGILYSYSKIVSSIYGISSAQGKLKAFSTCVSHLSVVSLFYCTSLGVYLSSSATQSSHSSEIASVMYTVVTPMLNPFIYSLRNKDIKRVMQAFFRKAALNRPFVFS encoded by the coding sequence ATGGCACCAAAGAACATCACAGAAGtttcagaatttcttcttctcGGATTCTCAGAGGAACAAGAACTACAGCCCCTCATATTTGGACTTTTCCTCTCCATGTACCTGATCACTGTGTTTGGAAACCTGCTCATCGTCCTGGCTGTCTCAGACCCCCACCTCCACActcccatgtactttttcctctccaacctgtcctttgtagacatctgcttcacctccaccaccatcccaAAGATGTTGTGGAACATCCAGACACAGAGCAAAGTTATCACCTATGAAGGCTGCATCACCCAGATGTTTTTTTTTACACTGTTTGCAGGGTTGGATGACTTCCTCCTGACGGTAATGGCCTATGACCACTTTGTGGCCATCTGCCACCCCCTGCACTACACAGCCATCATGAATCCCCAAATCTGTGGGATTCTGGTTCTGGTTAGCTGGGCCATCAGTGTCCTTCATTCCTTGTTACAAACCTTAATGGTGTTGAGACTGTCCTTCTGTGGAGAGCTGGAAATCCCTCACTATTTCTGTGAACTCAATCAGATGGTCCAACTTGCCTGTTCTGACAACTTTCTTAATGACTTGGTGATGTATTTTGCAGCTGGGCTGCTGTCTGGTGGTCCCCTGTCTGGGATACTTTACTCTTACTCTAAGATAGTTTCCTCCATATATGGAATCTCGTCAGCTCAGGGAAAGCTTAAAGCCTTTTCTACCTGTGTGTCTCACCTCTCAGTTGTCTCCTTATTTTATTGTACAAGCTTAGGAGTGTACCTTAGCTCTTCAGCTACCCAGAGCTCACACTCAAGTGAAATTGCCTCGGTGATGTACACTGTGGTCACACCAATGCTGAACCCTTTCATCTACAGTCTGAGGAACAAAGACATAAAGAGGGTTATGCAAGCATTCTTTAGAAAGGCAGCTCTAAATAGGCCATTTGTCTTCAGCTGA